TAAACTCATTTATTAAAAGATGGAAGGTTTAAAATctcataatttattataagatatgTTGAATACAGTATCACCGTCatcatttatttaaaaaaaaaacatgtcgAAATCCATATCTCTTTGAATCCAAAGCAGTTTTCTACGATAagagaaaattttgaaaagatgtgatcgaattgttatcttttatcttcTTAAGCTAAAATGGATTATCTATTATCAAATCAATAGAGGATCTAAAATTTATAACTTCCATAATTTAGCTATAAACACAATTCTAGTTTGTTGACGAATCTCTAGCTAATTAGTCATGTAAATAAATGCTGCATTTGAAACTAGCTAACCACTAATGTTACATAAATCATGTAACGTGTTACCTAAAACTTATGCGATGAGCGGATCCAAGCAACAGAGAAGCGCTTCCCCTCCTAGGCGAATGGCTTTCGGTTCCCCTCCCACGCTCCCCACGCCCCCCACACTTTCGCATATAAATCAAGCGCCTTTTACCCTTTCCTGCGTCGCTTCCACTGAGAACAAGAAATGCGACAGAACCGTTTTGCTCCTTCATGAGCTTCCCTGCAAGTCCCACGAATCGTTCGACGAAATGCCTCAAAAATGACTTGCCTCCCACTCCCGAATCCCTCTCTCGtccttctctcctcctcctcctccttctgtgcCTCGCGCCATAGCTGCCTCCGCCGCTCACCTCCTCTTCTCTCATTCCTCCTCCGCTACCCTGCCTTGTCGCCGCCTCGGAGAGCACATGCACCCCTCTCCCCATCTCCGTTTCACGCCAACGACCCCTTCGTAAGGTTTTCCCGTCCATCGCGGAGGTCGAGGAGAAGGGCGACGAGGGAAGAGGATGTGTCTGGGATGATGGATGCAGGAGCGGATTTGGAGTCCCAGATTCACGAGTTCATGCACAAGTCCGGAAATCCTAATGATTTTCCCACCAGAGTGGAGCTGATTGCAGCGGGGAGGTATGATCTCGTCGAGGCCATCACCATACGTGGTGACTGGCTCACCTTCGGATGGGATTCCAAGGACAAGAATACCGTCGACAGTGATACTAATGCTCTGGGATCGACAGAGTTGGAATCTGACGGCCGGGTGATTCTAGAAGATAGCAGAGTATCACAAGAACGATTCTTTGACAATTCTTGCGGGAATGTTGTCGTTACCAACGATGTTCTTGATTCTGAAGATGATCCTCTTATGGCCTTTACTTCAGGGAGATTGATGTGAGCGGATGCCATCGATATGATTTTTATTCTGTTTTTTTGTTGCGTGTTATGGTTTAATCATCTGGCTCGTTTAATTTTGTGAAGGGAAAGGGAGAGTGTGGGGACTGGTGGAGGGATTGAAGGAATTTTGAGCAGGCTTGAAAGAGAAAGGAATTTGTTTCTATCTATAGGTAAGAAAGAGACTGGTTGGGCATCACCGAGGAGCAATAAACATTTCCTAAGAGAGACAGGTGAGTTTCTTTTGTTGGATTGAGATGGGACCTATC
This DNA window, taken from Musa acuminata AAA Group cultivar baxijiao chromosome BXJ3-7, Cavendish_Baxijiao_AAA, whole genome shotgun sequence, encodes the following:
- the LOC135642769 gene encoding protein FLOURY ENDOSPERM 6, chloroplastic-like, translated to MTCLPLPNPSLVLLSSSSSFCASRHSCLRRSPPLLSFLLRYPALSPPRRAHAPLSPSPFHANDPFVRFSRPSRRSRRRATREEDVSGMMDAGADLESQIHEFMHKSGNPNDFPTRVELIAAGRYDLVEAITIRGDWLTFGWDSKDKNTVDSDTNALGSTELESDGRVILEDSRVSQERFFDNSCGNVVVTNDVLDSEDDPLMAFTSGRLMERESVGTGGGIEGILSRLERERNLFLSIGKKETGWASPRSNKHFLRETAGDIIASYDKIIVDPSFLNSDLNDPKMHKKAQDLAEAGNGTNALDFDINQIWLRLQHLESDLASALHLLTSRADAVTAGKGQQISTDELHSLSDAWEFQETEIVSAQDKLRSTRARMAALEGKMALEIIEAKKLLEEKKKRVDAAQNALSLLQTVCIVWPNSASEVLLAGSFDGWNSQRRMESSGWGIFSLYLKLYPGRYEIKFIVDGVWKIDPLRPLVHNNGHENNLLIIT